The Parabacteroides sp. AD58 genome includes a window with the following:
- the rplO gene encoding 50S ribosomal protein L15, protein MNLSNLKPAAGSVKTRKRIGRGPGSGLGGTSTRGHKGAKSRSGYKNKIGFEGGQMPIQRRLPKFGFKNINRVEYKAINISTLQELAEAQNLSKIGIEELVNAGFISSSQLVKILGNGSLTAKLEVAAHAFSKSAEAAIQAVGGTVVKL, encoded by the coding sequence ATGAATTTATCAAATTTAAAGCCGGCTGCAGGTTCTGTTAAAACTAGAAAAAGAATAGGACGTGGTCCGGGTTCTGGCTTGGGTGGTACTTCAACAAGAGGTCATAAAGGAGCTAAGTCAAGATCAGGTTATAAGAACAAGATCGGTTTCGAAGGTGGTCAGATGCCAATTCAAAGACGTTTGCCTAAATTTGGTTTCAAGAATATTAACCGTGTAGAATATAAAGCTATCAATATTTCAACTCTTCAAGAATTAGCAGAAGCTCAAAATTTGAGTAAGATCGGAATCGAAGAGTTAGTAAATGCAGGCTTCATTTCATCATCTCAGTTGGTTAAAATTCTTGGTAATGGTAGTTTGACAGCTAAATTGGAAGTTGCTGCTCATGCATTTTCAAAATCTGCCGAAGCTGCTATCCAAGCTGTAGGTGGAACTGTCGTTAAACTCTAA
- the infA gene encoding translation initiation factor IF-1, whose amino-acid sequence MAKQSAIEQDGVIVEALSNAMFRVELENGHEITAHISGKMRMHYIKILPGDKVRVEMSPYDLSKGRIAFRYK is encoded by the coding sequence ATGGCTAAACAGTCAGCAATTGAACAGGATGGAGTAATAGTTGAAGCATTGTCGAACGCAATGTTTCGAGTAGAATTGGAAAATGGACATGAGATAACTGCTCACATTTCTGGAAAGATGAGAATGCATTATATTAAGATCCTTCCAGGCGATAAGGTGAGAGTTGAAATGTCTCCTTATGATCTATCAAAAGGTAGAATTGCTTTTAGATATAAATAA
- the rplR gene encoding 50S ribosomal protein L18, with product MTTKIERRLKIKAGVRGKISGTTERPRLTVFRSNKQIYAQVIDDTTGKTLASASSLKMEEKAPKKEIAAKVGELIAKNAQEAGVQTVVFDRNGYLYHGRIKELADAARNGGLKF from the coding sequence ATGACAACGAAGATAGAAAGAAGATTAAAGATAAAGGCAGGTGTAAGAGGTAAAATTTCAGGTACAACTGAACGTCCTCGCCTGACTGTGTTTAGAAGTAATAAGCAAATCTATGCACAGGTAATAGATGATACTACAGGTAAGACTTTAGCTTCTGCTTCATCTTTGAAGATGGAAGAAAAGGCTCCGAAGAAAGAAATTGCAGCAAAAGTTGGTGAACTGATTGCAAAAAATGCACAGGAAGCTGGTGTTCAGACTGTGGTTTTCGATCGTAACGGATATCTGTATCACGGGAGAATTAAAGAATTAGCAGATGCTGCACGAAACGGCGGCCTTAAATTTTAA
- a CDS encoding DNA-directed RNA polymerase subunit alpha codes for MAILAFQKPDKVLMLEADDFFGKFEFRPLEPGYGITIGNALRRILLSSLEGFAITSIKIDGVDHEFDTIPGVIEDVTNIILNLKQVRFKHIVDDIENEKVSINVSGTEVFKAGDIGKQLTGFEVLNPDLTICHLDPNASFQIELTINKGRGYVPADENRKPDDDIHVIAIDSIYTPIRNVKYTIENFRVEQKTDYEKLVLEIATDGSIHPKEALKEAAKILIHHFMLFSDEKIAIESVDSDGNEEFDEEVLHMRQLLKSKLSDMDLSVRALNCLKAADVETLGELVKFNKNDLLKFRNFGKKSLTELDELLESLNLSFGMDISKYKLDKE; via the coding sequence ATGGCGATATTAGCATTTCAAAAACCCGATAAAGTATTAATGTTGGAAGCGGATGATTTCTTTGGAAAATTTGAGTTTCGTCCGTTGGAGCCTGGCTATGGTATTACGATTGGTAATGCCTTGCGCCGTATTCTCTTGTCTTCATTGGAGGGGTTTGCTATTACGTCTATCAAAATCGATGGTGTAGATCATGAATTTGATACTATTCCTGGAGTAATTGAAGACGTAACAAACATTATCCTTAACCTGAAGCAAGTGCGGTTTAAGCATATTGTTGATGACATTGAGAATGAAAAAGTAAGTATTAATGTTTCGGGTACGGAAGTGTTCAAAGCCGGAGATATAGGTAAACAGTTAACAGGGTTCGAAGTTTTGAACCCTGACTTGACTATTTGTCATTTGGATCCGAACGCAAGTTTCCAGATTGAATTAACGATAAATAAGGGTCGTGGTTATGTACCGGCTGATGAAAATCGCAAACCTGATGATGACATTCATGTAATTGCGATTGATTCTATCTATACGCCGATCCGTAATGTTAAGTATACAATCGAAAACTTCCGTGTTGAGCAAAAGACGGACTACGAAAAGTTGGTTCTTGAAATAGCCACGGATGGTTCGATTCATCCAAAAGAAGCTTTGAAAGAAGCTGCCAAGATTCTGATTCATCACTTTATGTTATTCTCTGATGAGAAAATTGCTATTGAATCTGTTGATAGTGATGGTAATGAAGAGTTTGATGAAGAAGTACTTCATATGCGTCAGTTGCTGAAGAGCAAGCTGTCTGATATGGATCTTTCAGTTCGTGCATTGAACTGTTTGAAAGCAGCCGATGTTGAAACTTTGGGTGAATTAGTCAAGTTCAACAAAAATGATTTGTTGAAGTTCCGGAACTTCGGTAAGAAGTCACTCACCGAACTTGATGAGTTACTGGAAAGTTTGAACCTTTCTTTCGGTATGGATATCTCAAAATATAAATTAGATAAAGAGTAA
- the rpmD gene encoding 50S ribosomal protein L30 produces the protein MATIKIKQIKSRIHCPKDQKRTLDALGLRKLNHVVEHEANPCILGMVEKVKHLVSVEK, from the coding sequence ATGGCGACTATTAAGATTAAGCAGATTAAAAGTAGAATTCATTGCCCGAAAGACCAAAAAAGAACTTTGGATGCGCTGGGTTTGAGAAAACTGAATCATGTTGTTGAGCACGAAGCTAATCCTTGTATTTTGGGAATGGTTGAGAAGGTTAAACATTTGGTTTCAGTTGAAAAATAA
- the rplF gene encoding 50S ribosomal protein L6 produces MSRIGKLPIHVPAGVTVTIKDNVVTVKGPKGELVQAVNPDIQVAIEDGVVHLTRPTDDKNHRALHGLYRALIHNMVVGVSEGYKKELELVGVGYRVTNSGQLLDLSLGYTHNIYMLLPKEVKVETKAERNKNPLIILESADKQLLGQICAKIRSFRMPEPYKGKGIKFVGEEIRRKSGKSAGK; encoded by the coding sequence ATGTCAAGAATAGGAAAATTACCAATTCATGTACCGGCTGGTGTTACAGTTACTATCAAGGATAATGTTGTAACAGTTAAGGGTCCTAAAGGTGAACTTGTACAGGCTGTAAATCCTGATATTCAAGTTGCAATTGAAGATGGAGTAGTTCATTTGACTCGTCCGACTGATGATAAGAATCATCGTGCTTTACATGGTTTGTACCGTGCTTTGATTCATAATATGGTAGTTGGCGTATCTGAAGGATACAAAAAAGAGTTGGAGCTCGTTGGTGTTGGTTACCGTGTAACTAACTCAGGTCAGCTATTAGATCTTTCTTTAGGATATACACATAATATTTATATGTTGTTACCTAAGGAGGTGAAGGTTGAGACTAAGGCAGAGAGAAATAAGAACCCTCTGATTATCCTTGAATCTGCTGATAAACAATTATTGGGTCAGATTTGTGCAAAAATTCGTTCATTCCGTATGCCGGAACCTTATAAAGGTAAAGGTATCAAGTTTGTGGGTGAAGAAATTCGCAGAAAGTCTGGTAAATCAGCAGGTAAGTAA
- the rpsE gene encoding 30S ribosomal protein S5 → MAGVNNRVKSTNDLELKDRLVAINRVTKVTKGGRTFSFAAIVVVGNEDGIVGWGLGKAGEVTTAIAKGVEAAKKNLIRVPVHKGTIPHEQLAKFGGAQVLIKPASHGTGVKAGGAMRAVLESVGITDVLAKSKGSSNPHNLVKATIAALGELRSPFDVAQNRGVSVEKVFRG, encoded by the coding sequence ATGGCAGGAGTTAATAACAGAGTTAAATCAACCAACGACTTAGAGTTGAAGGATAGATTGGTTGCTATCAACCGCGTAACCAAGGTAACAAAAGGTGGACGTACTTTTAGTTTTGCTGCTATTGTAGTAGTTGGAAACGAAGACGGTATTGTTGGCTGGGGCTTAGGTAAAGCAGGTGAAGTAACTACAGCCATTGCTAAGGGTGTAGAAGCTGCTAAGAAAAATTTGATCCGTGTTCCTGTTCATAAAGGAACGATTCCTCATGAACAATTAGCCAAATTCGGTGGTGCTCAGGTTCTGATTAAGCCTGCATCTCATGGTACAGGTGTTAAGGCCGGTGGTGCCATGCGTGCCGTACTTGAAAGTGTAGGAATTACAGACGTTTTGGCAAAATCGAAGGGTTCTTCAAATCCTCATAACCTTGTAAAAGCAACTATAGCTGCTTTGGGAGAGTTGAGAAGTCCGTTTGATGTAGCACAGAATCGTGGTGTTTCAGTTGAAAAAGTATTTAGAGGTTAA
- the rpsM gene encoding 30S ribosomal protein S13, with protein MAIRIVGVDLPQNKRGEIALTYIYGIGRSAANTILAKAGIDRDIKVQDWTDDQAAKVREIIGAEYKVEGDLRSEVQLNIKRLMDIGCYRGVRHRLGLPLRGQKTKNNSRTRKGKKKTVANKKKATK; from the coding sequence ATGGCTATAAGAATAGTTGGTGTAGATTTGCCACAGAATAAAAGAGGTGAGATCGCTTTGACATACATTTATGGTATTGGTCGTAGCGCTGCTAACACTATCTTGGCAAAAGCAGGTATTGATCGCGATATAAAAGTACAGGATTGGACAGATGATCAGGCTGCTAAAGTACGTGAAATTATCGGAGCAGAATATAAGGTTGAAGGTGATTTGCGTTCTGAAGTGCAACTGAACATTAAGCGTCTGATGGATATTGGTTGCTACAGAGGTGTTCGTCATCGTTTAGGCTTGCCTTTGAGAGGTCAGAAGACGAAGAATAACTCTCGTACTCGTAAGGGTAAGAAGAAAACTGTTGCAAATAAGAAAAAAGCTACTAAATAA
- the ykgO gene encoding type B 50S ribosomal protein L36 yields the protein MKVRASLKKRTPECKIVRRKGRLYVINKKNPKYKVRQG from the coding sequence ATGAAAGTAAGAGCATCTTTGAAGAAGCGTACCCCTGAATGTAAAATCGTTAGAAGAAAGGGTCGTTTATATGTAATTAACAAGAAAAACCCGAAGTATAAAGTACGTCAGGGATAA
- the rplQ gene encoding 50S ribosomal protein L17, producing MRHNRKINHLGRTNTHRDAMLSNMACSLIKHKRIFTTTAKAKALRKFVEPLITKSKEDTTHSRRVVFSNLQDKYAVTELFKEISQKIGDRPGGYTRIIKTGNRLGDNAAMCFIELVDYNDNMKKDAAAKKAGKTRRSRKKSTVATEAPAAEAAATTATEEQQAAE from the coding sequence ATGAGACATAATAGAAAAATAAATCACTTAGGTCGTACAAACACTCACCGTGACGCGATGCTTTCGAATATGGCTTGTTCTCTGATCAAACATAAGAGAATCTTTACTACGACAGCTAAAGCTAAAGCACTTCGTAAGTTTGTAGAACCGCTGATCACAAAGTCTAAAGAGGACACAACTCACTCAAGACGTGTGGTATTTAGCAATTTGCAGGACAAATATGCTGTAACTGAATTGTTCAAGGAAATTTCTCAGAAGATTGGTGATCGTCCGGGTGGATATACTCGCATCATTAAGACTGGTAACCGTCTGGGTGATAACGCTGCCATGTGCTTCATTGAACTGGTTGATTACAACGATAACATGAAGAAGGACGCAGCTGCTAAGAAAGCTGGTAAAACTCGCCGTTCTCGTAAGAAATCAACTGTTGCTACAGAAGCTCCGGCTGCTGAAGCTGCAGCAACAACTGCAACTGAAGAACAACAGGCTGCTGAATAA
- the map gene encoding type I methionyl aminopeptidase yields MIYLKTDEEIELMREANQLVGKTLAEVGKHVAPGISTLQLDKIAEEFIRDHGAVPAFLGYGGFPNSICASVNEQVVHGIPSSTKILQEGDIISVDCGTILNGYVGDSAYTFCVGEVDPKVKDLLKTTKESLYLGIQAAVEGKRIGDISNAVQTYCESHNYSVVRELVGHGIGKRMHEEPEVPNYGRRGCGPLLKSGMCICIEPMINLGSKNVVFERDGWTVRTKDRKCSAHFEHCIAIRPEGPQILSSFDFIDEVLGSNAI; encoded by the coding sequence ATGATCTATTTAAAAACAGATGAAGAAATAGAATTGATGCGTGAGGCCAATCAGTTGGTGGGGAAAACGCTAGCTGAGGTTGGTAAGCATGTTGCTCCAGGTATATCTACGCTTCAACTTGATAAAATCGCTGAAGAGTTTATCAGAGACCATGGTGCTGTTCCTGCTTTTTTAGGATATGGTGGTTTCCCAAATTCAATTTGTGCTTCAGTGAATGAGCAAGTTGTTCATGGCATACCATCTTCAACAAAAATTCTTCAAGAAGGAGATATTATATCTGTTGATTGTGGTACGATATTGAATGGTTATGTAGGTGATTCTGCTTATACTTTTTGTGTTGGCGAGGTTGATCCGAAGGTTAAAGATCTTTTGAAAACAACGAAGGAGTCTTTATATCTTGGAATTCAAGCAGCAGTTGAAGGAAAGCGAATTGGTGATATCAGTAATGCGGTTCAAACGTATTGTGAGTCTCATAATTATTCTGTAGTACGAGAATTAGTTGGTCATGGTATAGGAAAGCGAATGCATGAGGAACCAGAAGTTCCCAATTACGGTCGTCGTGGATGCGGCCCACTTTTGAAATCTGGTATGTGCATTTGTATTGAGCCAATGATTAACCTTGGAAGTAAAAATGTCGTTTTTGAGCGTGACGGATGGACTGTCCGGACAAAGGATCGTAAGTGCTCTGCTCATTTTGAACATTGTATTGCAATTCGACCAGAAGGTCCGCAGATTTTGTCTTCATTTGATTTTATAGATGAAGTTTTAGGTAGTAACGCAATTTAA
- the rpsD gene encoding 30S ribosomal protein S4: protein MARYTGPKTRIARKFGEAIFGADKVLSKKNYPPGQHGNSRKRKTSEYGIQLREKQKAKYTYGVLEKQFRNLFEKASRSKGITGEVLLQLLEVRLDNVVFRLGIAPTRAAARQLVSHRHITVDGQVVNIPSYSVKPGQIIGVREKSKSLEVIADALAGFNHSKYPWIEWDQTSMSGKLLHLPERADIPENIKEQLIVELYSK, encoded by the coding sequence ATGGCAAGATATACTGGACCTAAAACAAGAATTGCCCGTAAATTTGGTGAGGCTATCTTCGGTGCGGATAAAGTTCTTTCTAAGAAAAATTATCCTCCTGGACAGCATGGTAACTCAAGAAAAAGAAAAACTTCTGAATACGGTATTCAGCTTCGTGAGAAGCAGAAAGCTAAATATACTTACGGTGTATTAGAAAAGCAGTTTAGAAATCTGTTTGAAAAGGCTTCTCGCTCTAAGGGTATTACTGGTGAAGTTTTGTTGCAGCTTCTTGAAGTTCGTTTGGATAATGTAGTATTCCGTTTGGGAATTGCTCCGACAAGAGCAGCTGCTCGTCAGTTGGTTTCTCACCGTCATATTACTGTTGATGGACAGGTAGTAAACATCCCGTCTTATTCAGTAAAACCGGGTCAGATCATCGGAGTTCGCGAGAAATCTAAGTCTTTGGAAGTTATTGCTGATGCTTTGGCTGGCTTCAATCACAGCAAATATCCTTGGATTGAATGGGATCAGACTTCAATGAGTGGTAAATTATTACATTTGCCTGAAAGAGCTGATATCCCTGAAAATATTAAAGAACAGTTGATCGTAGAATTGTATTCTAAATAA
- the secY gene encoding preprotein translocase subunit SecY, giving the protein MRAVETIKNIWKIEDLRNRILTTLLLVVIYRFGTFVVLPGIDPKALTALQEQTQGGLLALLDMFSGGAFSNASIFALGIMPYISASIVMQLMAIAVPSFQKLQREGESGHRKINQWTRYLTVAILLFQGPTYLVNLSVQLRAVGASLPPGIWFTISSTIILAAGSMFILWLGERITDKGVGNGISFIILVGIIARLPHSLFQEFISRTSEKTGGLVMFLVEMLFLLFVIAGAILLVQGTRKVPVQYAKRIIGNKQYGGARQYIPLKVNAANVMPIIFAQAIMFIPISIVGFSNTGESSGFWAAFMDNTGFWYNFVFAVLIILFTYFYTAITINPTQMSDDLKRNNGFIPGVKPGKQTKDYLDSIMDRITLPGAIFLAVVAILPAFARLAGVSMAFSQFFGGTSLLILVGVVLDTLQQVESHLLMRHYDGLLKSGRIKGRSGVNAY; this is encoded by the coding sequence ATGAGAGCTGTTGAAACAATAAAGAATATCTGGAAGATTGAGGATCTGAGAAATCGGATCCTCACCACTCTTTTATTAGTGGTAATATATCGTTTTGGTACTTTTGTAGTACTTCCAGGTATTGATCCTAAGGCGTTGACCGCTTTACAAGAACAGACACAAGGTGGTTTGCTGGCATTATTGGATATGTTTTCTGGTGGTGCCTTTTCTAATGCTTCCATTTTTGCATTGGGAATTATGCCATATATCTCTGCTTCTATTGTTATGCAGTTGATGGCCATCGCTGTACCTTCTTTTCAAAAATTGCAAAGGGAAGGAGAAAGCGGGCATCGTAAAATCAATCAGTGGACACGTTATTTAACGGTGGCCATTTTGTTATTCCAAGGACCTACTTATTTGGTTAACTTAAGCGTACAGTTGCGTGCAGTAGGGGCATCTTTGCCTCCTGGAATATGGTTTACGATTTCGTCAACTATCATATTAGCTGCGGGAAGTATGTTTATCCTCTGGCTGGGTGAGAGAATAACTGATAAGGGCGTTGGTAATGGTATTTCATTTATCATTCTTGTCGGAATTATAGCTAGACTTCCGCATTCCTTGTTCCAGGAATTTATTTCAAGAACAAGTGAAAAGACTGGAGGTTTGGTTATGTTTTTGGTCGAGATGTTGTTCTTGTTATTTGTGATTGCGGGTGCTATCCTTTTGGTTCAAGGAACTAGAAAAGTTCCCGTACAGTATGCGAAGAGAATTATAGGAAATAAACAATACGGCGGAGCTCGTCAGTATATTCCTTTAAAGGTGAATGCTGCAAACGTGATGCCGATCATCTTTGCGCAAGCTATCATGTTTATTCCTATCTCTATTGTTGGTTTTTCTAATACCGGTGAGAGTTCAGGTTTCTGGGCTGCATTTATGGATAATACAGGTTTCTGGTATAATTTCGTATTTGCCGTATTGATCATTCTGTTTACCTATTTTTATACAGCCATCACAATTAATCCGACTCAGATGTCTGATGATTTGAAAAGGAACAATGGTTTCATTCCGGGGGTAAAGCCAGGTAAACAAACCAAAGATTATTTGGATTCGATTATGGATCGTATCACATTGCCAGGTGCAATCTTTTTGGCAGTAGTTGCAATATTGCCAGCTTTTGCTCGTCTTGCAGGTGTGAGTATGGCGTTTTCACAGTTCTTTGGTGGTACTTCTTTGTTGATTCTTGTTGGTGTAGTCTTAGATACATTACAGCAAGTAGAGAGTCATTTGTTGATGCGTCATTATGACGGATTGTTAAAGTCTGGTAGAATTAAAGGTCGTTCAGGCGTAAATGCTTATTAA
- the rplS gene encoding 50S ribosomal protein L19, translating to MDLIKIAEEAFATNKEHPSFKSGDTVTIAYRIKEGNKERIQQYRGVVIRISGHGNKKRFTVRKMSENVGVERIFPIESPFIESIVVNKVGRVRRAKLYYLRALTGKKARIKEKRM from the coding sequence ATGGATTTAATTAAAATTGCAGAAGAAGCGTTCGCAACAAACAAAGAACATCCTTCATTCAAGAGTGGTGACACTGTAACCATCGCTTATCGTATTAAAGAAGGTAACAAGGAACGTATCCAGCAGTACAGAGGCGTTGTAATTCGCATCTCAGGTCACGGAAACAAGAAACGTTTTACAGTTCGTAAAATGTCTGAAAACGTAGGTGTAGAAAGAATTTTCCCGATCGAATCACCGTTCATCGAAAGCATCGTTGTAAACAAAGTAGGTCGTGTTCGTCGTGCAAAATTGTATTATCTGCGTGCTCTTACTGGAAAGAAAGCAAGAATCAAAGAAAAGAGAATGTAA
- the rpsK gene encoding 30S ribosomal protein S11, giving the protein MAKKTVAAKKRNVKVDAYGQAHIHSSFNNIIVSLANSEGQVISWSSAGKMGFRSSKKNTPYAAQMAAQDCAKVAYDLGLRKVKVYVKGPGNGRESAIRTIHGAGIEVTEIIDVTPLPHNGCRPPKKRRV; this is encoded by the coding sequence ATGGCAAAAAAAACAGTCGCAGCAAAGAAGAGAAACGTAAAAGTTGACGCTTACGGTCAGGCTCACATTCATTCTTCTTTTAATAACATTATCGTATCTCTTGCCAATAGCGAAGGTCAGGTAATTAGCTGGTCATCTGCTGGTAAGATGGGATTTAGAAGCTCTAAAAAGAATACTCCGTATGCTGCACAGATGGCAGCACAGGATTGTGCTAAAGTAGCTTACGATCTGGGTTTACGTAAAGTTAAGGTTTATGTTAAGGGACCGGGTAACGGACGTGAATCTGCTATCAGAACGATTCATGGTGCAGGTATTGAGGTAACTGAAATTATTGATGTTACTCCGCTGCCACACAATGGTTGTCGTCCTCCTAAAAAGAGAAGAGTATAA